The sequence TGCCGCGCCGCATCGGTGCCCGCGCCGCTGTCGCCGTCGCCGGCCCTGCTGCCGCCTGCGCCGGCCCCCGCGCCGTCGCCCGGCGCGCTCTCCGGTACCGGCTCAAGCCGCCCGGGCATGACGGGCCTCCTTCAGCACGGTGCGTATCGCATCGAGTTCACCGGCCAGCTCCGCGCCCTCGGGGAAGTCCTCGTCCCGCTCCAGCAGCACACCGGGCGGGGTGGTCCGGGCACACAGCTCGGCAAGGACGTCCAGCACGGGCCGGGTCACGGGGTGGGCATGGCTGTCGTGCCACACCCCGTCCCGCTCCACACCGCCCGCGACATGGACGTAGGCGAGGGCATCGAGCGGCAGCTCGTCCAGGGCGCGTGCCGGGTCCTCGCCCCGGTTGATGTGGTTCGTGTGGAGGTTGGCGGCATCGATCAGCAGCCGCACCCCGGTCCGCTCGACGAGCCCGGTCAGGAACTGCCCCTCGGTCAGCTCCTCGCCCGGCCAGTTGACGAGGGCGGCGATGTTCTCCAGCGCCAGCGGCACCGGCAGGGCGTCCTGGGCGATGCGTACGTTCTCGCAGAGCACGTCCAGCGCGTCACGGGTGCGCGGTACGGGCAGCAGATGCCCGGCCTCCATCCGCGGGGAGGCGGTGAGCGGACCGCCGGCCCGCACAAAGGCGATGTGCTCGGTGACCATCGGCGCGTCCAGGGCCTCGGCGCGTTCGGCGAGCGCGGTCAGCCGGCCGGCGTCCGGGCGGTCGGCGCCGCCGAGGCCGAGCGAGACACCGTGCGGGATGACGGTGGTGCCGCGCTCGCGCAACTCCTGCAGTGCGTACGGCAGATGGCCGGGGCAGAGGTTCTCCGCCACCACCTCGACCCAGTCCACCCCGGGCAGCTCCGCGATCTCCGCGGCGATTTCCGGCCGCCAGCCGATTCCCGTACCCAGGCGCTCCATGGCTCCCCCTCTTGCTCCGTGGTCTCGGTACTCATGGCCGCGGCGGGACGGAGCGAACCCTGCAGCGGACTAGTTCAGAGGTTGATTTGAGCTTCCTCCACAAGGGTGCAGGGCCGGTCGTGGCCCGGGTGCAGCGGGGTCGCGGCCCGGGTGCGGCGGGGGTGGTGGCCCTGCCGCACCGGGGGTGTGTAGGACCCGCCGGTGGCTTGTTCCGGACGGAGCCTGTCCCGGACGGAGCCTGCCCCGGACGGAGCCTGTCCCGGGCGGGCGCTCAAGCTGCGGTTTCCCCGCGGTCACCGGGACCTTCGCCCTGTCCGGTCGCCGCTGTCCGTCCGCCCCTGTCCGGTCGCCGCCGTCCCGCACCCGGCGGCCGGCCCCTGCCGCGTCACGTGGCCGGGCTCCCGGGTGCGTGAAGAGTCCGGCGGATGGCGTTGCGGAGCCAGTGGTGGCCGCCGTCGGCTGCATGGCGGGGGTGCCAGGCCATGCCGATGGTCACCGGCGGCAAGGGCAGGGGGATGTCGAGGAGGCGCAGGCCGAGGGTGGTGGCGGCGTCGGTGAGGGGGGAGGGGGCGTCGCCGCGGGGTGTGGTGGGGAGGAGGCAGACGGCATCGCTGCGGGCGGCGAGGGCCGCCGCGGCCAGATGGCTGGGGAGGACGACGGCGACCCGCCGGTGGAGGTTCCGCTCGGCCAGGGCGGTGTCCAGGGGGCCGGTGAACCGGCCGCGCCGGCTCACCACGACGTGTTCGGCGGCAGCGAGCCGTTCCGGGGTCAGAACCCCTTCGGCGAGGGGGTGACCGGGCCGGACGGCCGCCGCCATCCGGAGCGTGACCAGCTCTTCGACCTGGGTCTCGGGATCGACGTGGTCGATGGCCCCGACCTCCAGGTCGATCCGGCCCTCGCGCAGGGCCGGTCCGGCTTCCCACTCCTCGGGCCGGAACCGCAGCGAAACCCCCGGCGCCTCCTGCCGGACCAGCCGCATCAGCCCGGGGGCCAGCGCCGCGCCGATCAGGTCGGCCGCCTGGAGGGTGAAGGTGCTGCGCAGGGTGGCGGGGTCGACGCCGGTGCCGGGAGTGAGCAGTGTGCCGAGGCGGCGTACCACCGCGGCCGCCTCGTCGCGCAGGGCCTGGGCGCGGGGAGTGGGGACCATGGTCTGGCCCGCCCGGACCAGGAGAGGGTCCTGGAGGATGCGCCGGAGGCGGGCGAGGGTGCGGCTCATGGCGGCGGGCGACGTGTGCAGGCGCGCGGCGGCGCGGGTGACACTCTGCTCGGCCAGCAGAGCGTCCAGCGCGACGGCGAGATTTGCGTCGATGACAGGGTCAGGACTGCTGCTCAAGGGCGTAATTCCATTTCAGGCAATGATTCCGTGCTCAAGTTCCCATTGTGGCAATGCCGTTGCCCTTCGCAGGATGAGGGACGTACCGATCCGGCACGACCCCCTGAGGTTTTCATGATCGTCATCACTGCTCCCACCGGGAACATCGGCCGCCACCTGCTGCCCCTGCTCCTGGAGTCCGCCCCTGCCCACGGCGAGGAGGTGCGGGTGGTCGTGCGCGACCCCGCCCGGCTCCCCGACCCGGTGCGCGAACGCGTCGAGGTGATCACCGGCTCGCACGGTGACGCCGGGGTCGTCGACCGGGCCTTCGAGGGCGCGGACGCCGTCTTCTGGCTCGTCCCCCCGGACGCCTCCCTGGCCCCGGAGGACGCCTACTGCGGCTTCACCCGCCCCGCCGCGAAGGCCCTCGCCGCGCACGGAGTCGGCCACGTCGTCGGTGTCTCCGCGCTCGGTCGCGGCACCCCGCTCGCCGACCGCGCCGGACTCGTCACCGCTTCCCTCGCCATGGACGAGCTGATCGCCGGCACCGGCGTCGCCTACCGCGCCCTGGCCAACCCCTCGTTCTACGAGAACCTGCTGGAGGAGGCCGACGCGATCCGCGAGAAGGGCGTCTTCACCGACGTCGTCGAGGGCGACCGCAGGGCCCCCCTCGTCGCCGTCGCCGACATCGCGGCCGTCGCCGCCGGCCTGCTGCTGGAGCGCTCGTGGACCGGCAGCGACAGCGTCCCGGTCCTCGGCCCGCAGGATCTGTCCCCCGACGACCTGGCCCGCATCATGACCGAGCAGTTCGGCCGCCCCGTCCGCTACGCACGCCAGCCGTTCGACGAGCTGTACACCGAGCTCGTCGGCTACGGCCTCAACGAGGCGTTCGTCCAGGGCATCGTCGACATGAAGCGGGCCAAGGACGAAGGCCTCGACGCAGGCGTCGCCCGTACCCCGGACACCGCCTCCCGCACCACCTTCGAGCAGTGGTGCGCCCGGACCCTCAAGCCCGCCGTCCTCTCCTGACGACGCACCACCCTTCACCGGACACACCATGCCCACCGCACCACAGCCACCCGCAGCCACTCCGGAGGCCCCCGTCATGCCCGCCGAGGACACCGCACCGCCGGTCACCGCGTTCATGCTCGTCAAGACCACACCCGAGTGGCTTGCCATGACCCCCCAGGAACGGGTGAACGCTTTCAGCACCCAGGTCATCCCGGCGATCAAGGCCAAGACCACCGGCGTCCGGTCACGCTTCTACGACACGGAGTTCTACTCCACCCGCGTCACCGACGTCTGGGTCTGGGAAGCCGACGACCACAACGCCTACCAGCTCCTCATCGACGCGCTGCGCGAAACCCCGTTCTGGGACCGCTACTTCGAGGTCGTCGACCTCCTCGTCGGCACCGAGAACGGCTACGCCCGCACCTACGGCGTCGACCCCGTCACCACCGTCAGCACCTGATACACCGCCCCGCCCGCGATGCAGGTGCGGTGCCCTCCGGCCCCTTGGAGCCGGAGGGCACCGGCGCAGGGCGCCTTCTCCAGCATTCCCGTGGAGAGATCAACTTCGGGAGTCAGGCAGTTCCGGGAGTCAGGCAGGGCGGTGAAGCCCTCCCTGGCGGAGGGTCCGCACGGCGAGTACCGGGTTGATGGGTGCGACGAGTTGCCCGACCGCAAGGGTCACGAGCCGGGGCGGCGGGGCTTCGCCGCGGAGCAAGGCGTTGACGTAGTCGAGCGCTTGGCCCGGAGAGAGCATCGCCAGTCTCTGCCGCAGGGCGCGCACGGCCTGCATGCGTCCTCGCGTGGCGGCGGTCTCGCGCAGCTCGTCGTGCAGCTCGTCCACCGCGGTTCGCACGCGCATCCCCCGGATCCGGGCGCGGTAATCCGCCTCCCACTCCCCGCCCCTCTCGGAGAGGACTCCGACCTGGTGCAGCCCTCCGTCGACGCGGTCCACCAGGTACGGCCCGTGGCCGATCAGCATGGCCGCGGGGTTCCGCG is a genomic window of Streptomyces sp. Edi2 containing:
- a CDS encoding YrhB domain-containing protein translates to MVEREAAVRLVEEELDREHQKLSALGVEPVRTAVLRVAEHELVWKVYWQSEEYVRTRNPAAMLIGHGPYLVDRVDGGLHQVGVLSERGGEWEADYRARIRGMRVRTAVDELHDELRETAATRGRMQAVRALRQRLAMLSPGQALDYVNALLRGEAPPPRLVTLAVGQLVAPINPVLAVRTLRQGGLHRPA
- a CDS encoding LysR family transcriptional regulator, yielding MTPLSSSPDPVIDANLAVALDALLAEQSVTRAAARLHTSPAAMSRTLARLRRILQDPLLVRAGQTMVPTPRAQALRDEAAAVVRRLGTLLTPGTGVDPATLRSTFTLQAADLIGAALAPGLMRLVRQEAPGVSLRFRPEEWEAGPALREGRIDLEVGAIDHVDPETQVEELVTLRMAAAVRPGHPLAEGVLTPERLAAAEHVVVSRRGRFTGPLDTALAERNLHRRVAVVLPSHLAAAALAARSDAVCLLPTTPRGDAPSPLTDAATTLGLRLLDIPLPLPPVTIGMAWHPRHAADGGHHWLRNAIRRTLHAPGSPAT
- a CDS encoding NAD(P)H-binding protein; translated protein: MIVITAPTGNIGRHLLPLLLESAPAHGEEVRVVVRDPARLPDPVRERVEVITGSHGDAGVVDRAFEGADAVFWLVPPDASLAPEDAYCGFTRPAAKALAAHGVGHVVGVSALGRGTPLADRAGLVTASLAMDELIAGTGVAYRALANPSFYENLLEEADAIREKGVFTDVVEGDRRAPLVAVADIAAVAAGLLLERSWTGSDSVPVLGPQDLSPDDLARIMTEQFGRPVRYARQPFDELYTELVGYGLNEAFVQGIVDMKRAKDEGLDAGVARTPDTASRTTFEQWCARTLKPAVLS
- a CDS encoding darcynin family protein; this encodes MPAEDTAPPVTAFMLVKTTPEWLAMTPQERVNAFSTQVIPAIKAKTTGVRSRFYDTEFYSTRVTDVWVWEADDHNAYQLLIDALRETPFWDRYFEVVDLLVGTENGYARTYGVDPVTTVST